GCGGGTATGCCGGGCATGCCGCCCTACATCCTTCCTAGCTCCGGTTATGTCGGAAAGGATGAGCCCCCCATCCGGCTGACTCTTGTGCGATGGCGTCTGTGCTTGATGTCGAAAACGGACCCGGTTTCCATGCAAGCCGCCGTCGACGAACTGAAGGTGATGGCGCGTTATCGCCATATCGACATCGGCGAGCTCAGCCAGTGGACTCCGTCTGAACGCGATTTCGAGGCGATTCGCTTCGCTCTGTCCCGTGGCGAATCTGTTTGGATTAAGGACGCTTTACTCGACGGCATCTACTCGGGCGTCGGCAAGTTGGATCACCTCAAGACCAAGCCGGCTATGGTCACGCCGCCGACCGACTTGGCCGGTGCCGTTGAGCATCTTCACGAGACCATGCTCGTCACGACGGACGAAAAGAGCCGTCAGCGACGTAAGGAAGCTTTGCACAATTACCACCGCGTCGTGGCTCGCCAGGTCACCGGGCCGATGTTGCGTCAAGCCGAGGCGGCCGTCGACCCGCTTGACCGCGCCTTGCAACTTCAATTCGTACAACTGAACGCCCTCTTTCTGGAGAAGGCGCCCACGGTCCGCGAGCAAATGTTGCAGGGCCTTTCGCCGCAACGCGAAGAGTCGTTGAAGGGCACGGACAAATCGGTGTCGGAGTTGCTGGCCATCAGCGGCCAGATGGTGTCGCTTGCTAAGGAGATGACGAAATGGAAGCCACGCCCGACGTCAATGCCGTCGAGAACGCCGACGACGAAACTAAATCTTTCCCGGCGCTTCGCCGACTCGGACTTGGTCTCTCAGAATTAGAAGCTCTACGCCAAAAGGGATACCTAACTCAAGATGATCGCGGCCACGGACATGAAGGTTATTGGCGACTAAGGTTTCGGCTGGGGGGCCGCGCTCGGGCCGTTTACGTGGGGCGTGACGAAGAACTTGTTCAACGCGTACGCCAAGAACTACTTGAGCTACATCATGAACATCACCAGAACCGACAAGTCGCCAAATTGGCCGCGGAAGGCAACAAGGCCTTGCGAACGGCCAAGCGACGGCTTGAGCCCGTATTACTGCAACTCGGATTTCACTATCACGGAGACACGTTACGGAAGAGTCGCGGCGACAAGAACGTCGTCCGCTAGTAGTTCGTTTCTTTTTCACCATGGAGGACTGAAGGATGACTGACACAGAAGAAATTACCGACGAGGTCGTTGCCCAGTCGGAGGAATCCATCGAGGCGCTGAATCCCATCGACGAGTCGCCGGCGACGGTGCCGTTCGATCCGGCCTACGATAGTCGTCGGCAGCGGATTTACGATCATCGCGTCGAGGCCCAAGCGGAGCCCAACACCATGATCGCCTGCTTGGCCGGAGTGAATTCGGACTTGTTTGACACCGAGCTCATCGTGGCCGAGACGCTTCGCCAAGGTTTGGCGGCCAGCGGCGGTTCGCTCGAGACGATCGAACGATACGGCCCGCTCATCGAATTGACCTTGCGGCTTTCCAAGCAAATCACGCAGGTCACCCAGTTGGAACAACGTGCCCGCAAAGACAATGGGGAGGGCACATCGTCGAAGCCTCGCTAACGGCAAGCGAAGAAATCGCGATCTGCGCCCCAACTCGACCGGGGGGTGGCTCGGGCGGGTTGGGGCCGATTGCGGCAACATCGTGATGCACAAAGATGGTTTAACAATGTGAATACAATGTAGTACCATTGGAGTAAGTGAAGTGGACTTCGCAGGAGTGATCGAGATGATCAAGAAGCTGAGTAAACACGGCAATAGTTTGGCGCTGGTGATCGACCGTTCGATCCTCGATCTGCTCGGGATCGACGAGCAGACGGCGCTGGAGGTCTCGACCGACAGTGCAGCGTTGAATTACGGCGATCGTGGTACAAGCCTGCGCGCTCGATGATCGGTCGGCAAATCAACTGGACATCGCTTGCGCCACGTGCCAAACTTTGTGTCTTAAAGCGGTCCACAGGCCAGACTTTCTGTCTCAACTCGGACAAGGTTTGTGTCCCACGGTGACGTAAGTCCTTATTTCATGGTGCGCGGCGTGACAAGGTTTATGTCCGCCTCCAAGAATGCCGCAACCACTGGATAAACTCGAAGACGGATTGGGAGTTCGTATTGCGCCGTCGATTCTGGAGCATCTCGGAATCGATGAATCGACCAAAGTCGAAGTAGCCGAGATGGCCGGTGCCATTGTTGTCCTGCCCTGGTTGTTCGATGAGCAGAAGCGCGCCAATCTTAAAGAATTGCTAGAACTCCTGCGGCTGGCGATCGAGACACAGGAATCGAGCAGCGAACGCCGAACGCGATTCGTGAACGCGCTGGCCGCCACGAATCAGCAATACGCGAAGACGTTCCGTCGACTGGCGGAGTAACTTCGCGTGGCTGTGGAGTTTCTGACTGTTGAGGAAGTGATGGAGATTCATCACAGTCAATTGGCCCTCTTTGGTGGGATGCGATTCCACAGCAAACCTTCCTAGGTAGCTATTTACACACCGATCTTTTTGAAATGGCGGCGGCCTACTTGTTTCACCTGGTGCAAAACCATCCGTTCTTGGATGGGAACAAGAGAGTGGGTGCCGCAACTGCCACCGTCTTTTTGCGATTGAATGGCATGATGCTAACAGCGTCTGAGGACGAATTTGCAGAGCACGTCCAGGGAGTGGCCTCAGGTGCGATTGGCAAGCCTCAGGTCACGGAATTTATCCGCCGGAACACGGCCGATCTGGACGACTAGCTTCACCTGAATGCGTCGAGTCGCCGATGATCGCTCAATGTTGCATTCGAAACCGGTTCAGCTATTTTAGAGTGGAAAGAATCGTTGCCTGTGGTCGGTTCTTCCCACCAGCTTGCTTCCTCCTCTCAATGGTCATGCCATGCAACGGTATTTCTTCGCGCTCACGCTTCTCGCGTTCTCTTGCCCGACGATAACCGCTGACGATAGCTCGGCTAGACAGTCGCTCACCAAAGAGGAAGCCGCCGCAGGTTGGAAGTTGTTGTTCGACGGCGAATCGCTCAAGCACTGGCGTGGGCTGGGCATGGACGAAGTGCCCGATTGCTGGGTTGCCCAAGAGGGTTGCCTCAAGTGCGTTGCTAGTGGCAAAAAGCGCAACGATCTGACGACCGACCAGGAGTTTGAAAATTTCGAGTTCACTTTCGAATGGCGTTTTCCCAACTCCAAAGGGAACAGCGGCGTGAAGTATCGCGTGCAAGAGACCAAAGGAAATGGCTACGCGTTTGGCCCCGAGTATCAATGCCTGACAGACTCCAAGGGGAACGATAAGTTCTCAACCGCGTCGCTCTATGGACTGTTTGCGCCGGAAGGAAAGGAACTCGCGCCCGCGGGTGAATTCAATCAATCCAAAATCGTCGTCGACGGCAATCATTGGGAGCATTGGCTGAATGGCCGCAAGGTGGTCGAAGTCGAATTCGGCAGCGAAGCCATGAACGCAGCAGTGGAGAAGAGTAAGTTCCGCGGGAAGGGTTGGGCTGAACATCCCCGCGGACGCCTCGTGCTGCAAAACCACAACACCGGCGTCGACTTCCGCAATCTCAAGATTCGCGAGCTTCCCGCCACCAAGCCGGCGGTGAAGGAAGCCAAAGCCGACGAAGAGAAGCCCCCAAAAGCAGAGCCAAAAAAGGCAGGGCCAAAAAAACCGAAGAGCAAGCCAAAATCAAAAAAGCCCGAGCCCCAGCAGCCAACTCCAGCAGACGAAAAGGCAACGCCATCGCCGACCGACGATTCTGTAAAGAAGTCTGAGTAAGCCTCTCGATATGCCATCGCAAATTCTCTCACCACAAAAACTCCTCCCCTGCCGAGACCACTCCCATGACAGATAACATCTCACGATCCCAGAGTCGTCGTACGTTTCTGCAGAACTCCGCCCGGGCTGCCGGTGGACTTTCCGCCGCGGCGTTGCTGGCCGGGCCGACTTCGGTTTATGCGGCGGAAGCGAAGGAGAAGGTCAATTGCGTGGTGATTGGCTGTGGCGGGCGCGGTCAGTCGCACATCGGCACTTCGCTCAGCCAGAATCTGGTCGCCATCGTCGATGCGGACGAGAAGCAACTCGATTCGACGCGCAACTCGATCAAGAACAAGAACGCCGCTCTGGCCGACAAGGTGCAAACCTTCACCGACTATCGGACGATGTTCGATAAGCTCGGCAAGCAGATTGATGCGGTCTTCATCGCCACACCGAATCACCAGCACGCATTGCCGTCGTTGATGGCCATGCAACTTGGCATTGGCGTCTACTGCGAAAAGCCCCTCTGTCACACGGTGGACGAAGCGCGACAGATGTCCGCGTTTGCTGCCAAATACAAAGTGCCAACGCAGATGGGCAACCAAGGGCACTGCGACGAAGGCTATCGCCGATTGTGCGAATATGTCTGGGCCGGCGCGATCGGCAAGATCACTGAAACCCATAGCTGGTCCAATCGGGCGAACGGTGGCATCGGCGCACGACCGCCAGCGCTGACGGTGCCGACTGGCCTCAACTGGGACAGTTGGATTGGCCCTGCTCCGTTTCGCGACTACCACGTCGATCTGCACAAGCACGAGTGGCACGGCTGGTACGACTTCGGCAACGGTTCGCTCGGCAATATGGGTTGCCATGTGCTCGACGGCGTCTATTGGGCACTCAAGTTGGAACATCCCACGACGGTCGAAGTGGAGCAGATGTCGGGAGGTACCAAAGAACGGCTGCCTACTGGCACGCGCATTCGCTGGGATTTTCCTGCCCGTGGCGACATGCCAGCGCTCAAAGCCTATTGGTATGACGGCCGCATCGGCGTTGGCGATACCGGCGACGCGAATACGGCAGCGCCCAAGGGTACGCGTGGCAAATCCAATGTTCCGCCACTGTTGACCGAACTGGTAGCCAAGTATCCGGAGCAGAAATTCGATTCGAACGGCACCATCTATGTCGGCGAGAAGGGCATGCTCTACACGGGTACATACGGCGGCAGCATGCGAATCGTTTCGCCCGAACAGATGAAAGCAACACCAGCTCCCGCTAAGACGCTGCCGCGCCCCTCCAGCGTGGGGAGCGATTTCCTTCGCGCTGTGCGCGAAGGCAAAAACGACACTGCCTCGCACTTCGACTATTCAGCTAAGCTTACCGAATTCACACTGCTCGGCAATCTTGCCCAGCGCGCGGGGGTTGGCAATCCCGTTCAATGGGATGGCCCCAACATGCGAGTCACGAACCTCACCGACCTCAACCAATGGGTGAAGATCGAGAACCGCGAAGGTTGGCGCGTGTGACGTAACGAAAATGGCCGGCGTGATTGACATCGCACCGGCCATTTCAATTTCGTTTACATCGAGAGAAAGTTACTTCTTCTCAACGATCCAGATATTGCGGAAGACCACGGGGTTGCCGTGGTCTTGCAGGAAGATGCCGAGTGGTTCGGGGCCCTCTTTGGCTTTGCCCGGAGTGCCGTTCTTGAGGTCGAGGTTTTCGTGAATCACGACGCCGTTGTGCTTGATCGTGGCGCGGGCGTTCTCGATCTTCTTGCCGTTGTCGTATTTGGCGGCGGTGAAGTCGATGTCGTAGGTTTGCCAGGCCAGGGGGGGCAGGCACATGTTGACGATCGGCTCGGCGACAGTGTAGATGCCGCCGCATTCGTTGTTCTTGCCGTCGAGGCCGAACGAATCGAGCACTTGCAGCTCATAGCGGCTCTGCATATAGACGCCGCTGTTACCGCGACCTTGGCCCCGTGATGCGGGCATGAACGGGGTGCGGAACTCGATGTGCAGCGTATGGTCGCCAAATTTGGCGTTCGTTTCGCAGTTGGTCGCGCCGAGCAGGTTCCCTTCGACCAGCTTGCCGTTCTTAAAGTTGTCGGCCGTGGTGCCATCGAACAGGACCGTCGCGCCAGTCGGTGCCTTCGCGCCCAGCGTCGGGCTCTTTCGTTCGGTCTTCTTGATCTCGGCGACTTGCTTGCCATCGTGCGAGACGGTCATCGTGCCAGCCTTGATAGTGGCAGTCCAATCGTCGCCTTTCACGTTGACGGTGCCGTCGGTGGTTTCGCCTTTGCCGCGCTTGGTTGCGTCGCCGCGCTTCCAGCCATCGCCAGGCAATCCGCCGGGATAGCCGACCACATCGAACTTGCCGTCACCGAGGGCGATCACCTGCACGCCCCACTTATGCCCTTCAACGTCGGTCCCGGCATACTCGCCTTGCACGGCGAAGTCCGGTCCAGCCTCTTTTTCGTTGGTGTAAGCCGCTTTGCCATCTGCCGCCTGAGCCAGGCCGGCCACCGCCAGCAGCAGACCAAACGACCAAGCCATCAATCGCCCGTTACGCATGTACGTCACTCCCCAAGGATTTGAATTCGCGAGAAAGTTCGCTAGAAGTCGTCCGCTATTTTGCAGCGTGACGGAATCGCAATCAAGCTGAGGGGAGCGACCGCGGCCGCTGCAGTCCAACGGTTCTTAAGTGGAGGATCGCAGAAGGACGCCGGTAGCAATCTGCAGGGTCTGCAGGCACAATCAACAAGTAACGCTTGGAATTGCAGACAGACCGCGGATGGTTTGACACGCTCTCGGGGAACGCGCATGCGGTGGAAGAATTTTTTGCAATGCTTAGCCTGCTGGTTCGCCGCTCTCTGCGCGCTGCCGGTCTTCGCCCAGGAAGAAGAAGGTGAAGAAGAGCCCTATTTGCCCGGGCTGATCGCCGAACATGGTGACAACCAAGTGAAGTTCAGGAAGCTGGAACCCACCGTCAACCGCGGCGCAAGGGTAGCCGATGAGCGACTGGATTCCGCTGGCCACACGCAGCACAACAGCGTGTGGCGCGGTGTGCTGCTAGTACCTGAAGATGGCCAGTACACCTTTTACTTACACACGGCGGGACGCGGCACTCATCTGGTGCTGGACGGCAAGCCGATTATCGACACTGGCAAAAATCTTGTTTCGCAAGGTTGGCTGGAATCCCCCCCGCAAAAGCTTTCGTATGGCGCAGTGCCGATCGAGATTTACTTCGCTCCGCACAACTCGGGCGAGAGCATTTCGCTCCACTGGTCCAGCGAGCGCTTTGCGCTCGAACCCATTCCAGCCCGCAATCTAGCTCATGATCGCAGGCTGACGTTGCGGGTCGATTTCGAACGGGGCGCTGTCCTCACGCGGGCGCTCCGCTGCGAAGCGTGCCATTCCGGCGAGGCAGCTGCGAAGACTTCACCGGTTCCCGCCCCAGCCCTCGATCAATTGGCTGGCAACTTGCAGCGACCTTGGCTGGTGAACTGGTTGATGGCGAAACACGCGGTGCCTGCTTCGGAAAAGGAAGAGCCCCGAATTGAACGGCGGATGCCCTATCTGGGAATGGACCCATCCGAGGCGGAAGTCCTCGCCGATTGGCTCCTCACCAGCCACAGCCCGCAGCAACCCAAGCAAAAACCAGCGTCCCAGCCGAAAGAGGCTCCGCCGAAAGAGAGCAACTCCAAACAGAAGAAAGAAAAGCGTGCGCCGCCTTCTGCTGCCGAGGGTGAGCGGTTGTTCTTCACGCAGGGGTGTCTTGCCTGTCATCAACGGGGCGAGTTTGGCGAGAGTGGTCTCTTCGGCGGCGGCGATCTGACTCACGTCGCAGCCAAGCGTCCCGCCGAGTACTTTGCTCGCTGGCTCGAACAGCCCGAGTCGCTCAATCGCGATCATCGGATGCCCGTGTTCGCGCTCACAGCCGATCAGCGGCAGTCGCTGGCGCTTTATCTGGGCAAGGAGACGGGGGACGAGGGACGAGAGTCGGGAACCAAGGCGAACGGAGCCAAGGCCCGCGAGATCGCGCGAAAGTACCGCTGCGATCAATGCCATCGCCTGCCGGAGGCCACTGAAGTAACCAAGCTAAGTGCGCCTGCCGTGGTGCCGTTGTTGCGTCGCGAGAGCAAGTGGGACCAGAGTTGTGCGTCAGCTGGTCAGGTGATTGGCAGGTCGCAGCCCAAGTTTGCGGTGGCCAAGAGCGATGCAGCCGCGCTCCAAAAGTACTTCACCGAGCGCCGCAGCTCGCTGGTGCGATCGTCAGTTGTGGATGGTGCTCAATTGCTGATCGAAAACAACTGCCTGGCCTGTCATGCCCGCGAGCCTGCGCCGGCCGGTGTCGTGCCTCGGCGCCTGGCCGAGAAACTCGCCAAGCTGGTCGAAGCCCACGAAGAACTCGCGCCGCAAATTCCGGCGATGACGCCGCCGTCGCTCAACAGCGTGGGGGATAAGCTCACCGATGCCGCGCTGGTCCAGTCGATCACGCGCGCCGGTCCCGCGCATCGCCCTTACCTGCTGGTGCAGATGCCCAAGTTCCGCTTGGACGACGAGCAAACACGACGACTGACGGAGTACTTCGTCGAGGCCGATCGAATTCCGGTAGACCGTCTCGCTGGCAGAGAAATCTTTACTCCCGCACAGCTTGAAGCGCGCGCGCTGGCGGGTCGTCGACTCGTCGGCACCGATGGCTTTGGATGCACCAGCTGTCATCAAGTGGGGAGCGTGCAGCCGGTCAAAGCTCCACCTGCCGCGCGCGGGCCCACGCTATCGATGCCGCAAGAGCGGCTGCGTAAAGAGTGGTTCGACCGCTGGGTGCGCAATCCGGCCCGCATCGTTCCCCGCATGGAAATGCCTTCGGTCCAAATCCCCGTGCGCGGCGTGCTGCAAGACAACCTCAAGGAGCAATTAGCTGCCGTGTGGGATGTTCTCAGTCAGCCCGGCTTCGAACCGCCCCTGCCCGAGCCCGTTCGCGTTGCTCGGTTCTACTCCAGCGAGAACAATGAAGACCAACAGCCCCTCGTCATCAGCGACCTGATCGAACACGAGGGCCAAACGCTGGAACGCGCCCTGCTCATCGGCCTGCCGAACCGGCACAATCTGCTGTTTGATCTGGCCACCCATCGACTGCTGAATTGGTCGCAAGGCGATCTCGCGCGGCAACGAACCAAAGGGAAGAATTGGTATTGGGAACCGGCGGGCGCGACGCTGCTTGATCCGCAGTTGGCAGAGTCAGAACTCTCACTTCAGTGGCGTGGCAAGACTTATCAGCCCACCACTACCGGTCAGTGGTTAGCCGATCCAGTAAGCACTTTGTTGGCGAAGGAGCGAATCAGTTTTGATTACAAGTTGCAGTTCGATGTCGACGGAGAAGACCAGCCACTGAAGTTGCTCGTCCAACAGATCGTCCGGCCTGTTCCTACGAAAGAGGGCGTGTCTGGTCTGGATCGTACCTATCACGTGACGGGCCTGCCGGCAGACGCCAAACTCGTCTGGCAATTGCTTTCACCCGCGAAGAACGCAGCCGCGAAATGGGATGCCGAGGCTGGCGAGTGGCAACTCGGCACGCGTGGCCGCATCCAGCCTCTTGCTCATGAAGCGAAGCTCGTTCGCGATGAGAGTGGCGTCATCAAGATTGAAGCACTGAAACGCGATGCGACGCTCATTTCCTTCGGCGCGAGATATACGTCACAGTTGCCCCCTGACGAATATCACGCTCCACGTTTTCCTCCGTTCCCGATTGAACAACCGCCGGTCGTGATTGCTCCTGGGTTCACCGGCCAGCGATTGACTCTACCGCCAGAGATCATGCCCACGGCTTTGGCCTGGAGACCAAATGGCGATCTTGTCGTCGCGTCGCTGAAGGGACAAGTGTTGGCATTTGCGAAGGAGTCGCTTTCTCAGCCCATGCCGCAAGGTGAGCTGCTGGTCGATGGTTTGGCCGCGCCTTATGGCATCAATGCGGGGGCTGACTATGTCGATGTCGCTGTGAAGTATGGATTGCTGCGTGTGAGTCGGTCGAGCGCACGGAGCGGGACCGAGATTCGTACACTCGCTTCCGGCTGGGGTTACACCAGTGACTATCACGATTGGGCCGTTGGTTTGCCGCAGGATACCGCGGGAAACTACTACCTGGCACTCCCCTGCTTTCAGGACAATCGCCCTGCTGTGGCCGGCAAGTTGAAAGGCTCGGTCCTCAAACTTACGCCGCGCCAACCCACTCCCACGGATCCGCAATGGTTTGCCAAGGAGGTCCTCACCCACGGTCATCGCTTTCCCATGGGGATGGCACTGAATGCGAACGACGAGCTGTTCGTCACCGACAACCAAGGGAACTACAACCCGTACAACGAATTGAATTTTGTGCAGCCCGGCAAGCACTTTGGCTTTGTAAACAAGGGAGCCGAAAAGCCGAGCAAGCTCACGCCTCCTGCGATCGATATTCCGCATCCGTGGACTCGCAGCGTGAATGGCATCTGCTTCCTGACCACACCCAAGCAGTTACAAGCGGCCGGCAAGGCCAACCACTTCGGCCCGCTCGAAGGGCACCTAGTGGGCTGCGAATACGACACCCGCCGCTTGATTCGGATGAGCTTGCAGAAAGTCAACGGCGACTATCAGGGCTGCTGCTATCCGCTCACCGTCGCCACGACGGCAGAGGAATCACCACTCGGGCCCATCTGCTGTGAGGTTTCACCGACTGGCGAACTCGTCGTCGGTAGCATTCGCGATAGTGGTTGGGGCGCTGGCAACAACATCGGCGAAGTCATTCGGATCAAACTCGATCCAGCCGGCCTCGGTCACGGCCTGGCTGAAATGCGGGCGACCAGCGGCGGCTTCGAGCTCGACTTTCTTCAGCCCGTCGACGAGAAGTTGGCCACCGATGTGAGCAACTACTCCCTCAGCAGTTGCCGCCGCGAATCGACACCCGCTTACGGCGGCAACGACATCGACCGGCGAACCGAAAAAGTCGCGAAGGCTGAACTGAGCAAGGACAAGAAGCGCGTCACCCTCTCACTTCCGGAACTGCGTGCCGGGCACCTCTACGAACTGCGACTTAAGTCGCTGGCTGCTGACGGCGCTCCATTTCATCCGGCCGAAGCCTATTACACGCTGCGCACGCTGGTGAAGTAGCGAATTCGGCAGGCAATGTTACGCGTTTTTTGAGAGCGAGCGACTAACGCGCTCAATCAGCTGCAGCAGTTTCTGGCAGTGCGTGGAGCATGTGATCGCTCAGGGCATCGTACTTAGGCGGGAACAGCAACTCTCGCAGTGAAGCAAGCAGGTTGGCGCATTCGGC
Above is a window of Anatilimnocola aggregata DNA encoding:
- a CDS encoding AbrB/MazE/SpoVT family DNA-binding domain-containing protein gives rise to the protein MIKKLSKHGNSLALVIDRSILDLLGIDEQTALEVSTDSAALNYGDRGTSLRAR
- a CDS encoding type II toxin-antitoxin system death-on-curing family toxin, producing the protein MPQQTFLGSYLHTDLFEMAAAYLFHLVQNHPFLDGNKRVGAATATVFLRLNGMMLTASEDEFAEHVQGVASGAIGKPQVTEFIRRNTADLDD
- a CDS encoding 3-keto-disaccharide hydrolase, whose protein sequence is MQRYFFALTLLAFSCPTITADDSSARQSLTKEEAAAGWKLLFDGESLKHWRGLGMDEVPDCWVAQEGCLKCVASGKKRNDLTTDQEFENFEFTFEWRFPNSKGNSGVKYRVQETKGNGYAFGPEYQCLTDSKGNDKFSTASLYGLFAPEGKELAPAGEFNQSKIVVDGNHWEHWLNGRKVVEVEFGSEAMNAAVEKSKFRGKGWAEHPRGRLVLQNHNTGVDFRNLKIRELPATKPAVKEAKADEEKPPKAEPKKAGPKKPKSKPKSKKPEPQQPTPADEKATPSPTDDSVKKSE
- a CDS encoding Gfo/Idh/MocA family protein, translating into MTDNISRSQSRRTFLQNSARAAGGLSAAALLAGPTSVYAAEAKEKVNCVVIGCGGRGQSHIGTSLSQNLVAIVDADEKQLDSTRNSIKNKNAALADKVQTFTDYRTMFDKLGKQIDAVFIATPNHQHALPSLMAMQLGIGVYCEKPLCHTVDEARQMSAFAAKYKVPTQMGNQGHCDEGYRRLCEYVWAGAIGKITETHSWSNRANGGIGARPPALTVPTGLNWDSWIGPAPFRDYHVDLHKHEWHGWYDFGNGSLGNMGCHVLDGVYWALKLEHPTTVEVEQMSGGTKERLPTGTRIRWDFPARGDMPALKAYWYDGRIGVGDTGDANTAAPKGTRGKSNVPPLLTELVAKYPEQKFDSNGTIYVGEKGMLYTGTYGGSMRIVSPEQMKATPAPAKTLPRPSSVGSDFLRAVREGKNDTASHFDYSAKLTEFTLLGNLAQRAGVGNPVQWDGPNMRVTNLTDLNQWVKIENREGWRV
- a CDS encoding 3-keto-disaccharide hydrolase, with the translated sequence MRNGRLMAWSFGLLLAVAGLAQAADGKAAYTNEKEAGPDFAVQGEYAGTDVEGHKWGVQVIALGDGKFDVVGYPGGLPGDGWKRGDATKRGKGETTDGTVNVKGDDWTATIKAGTMTVSHDGKQVAEIKKTERKSPTLGAKAPTGATVLFDGTTADNFKNGKLVEGNLLGATNCETNAKFGDHTLHIEFRTPFMPASRGQGRGNSGVYMQSRYELQVLDSFGLDGKNNECGGIYTVAEPIVNMCLPPLAWQTYDIDFTAAKYDNGKKIENARATIKHNGVVIHENLDLKNGTPGKAKEGPEPLGIFLQDHGNPVVFRNIWIVEKK
- a CDS encoding PA14 domain-containing protein, whose protein sequence is MRWKNFLQCLACWFAALCALPVFAQEEEGEEEPYLPGLIAEHGDNQVKFRKLEPTVNRGARVADERLDSAGHTQHNSVWRGVLLVPEDGQYTFYLHTAGRGTHLVLDGKPIIDTGKNLVSQGWLESPPQKLSYGAVPIEIYFAPHNSGESISLHWSSERFALEPIPARNLAHDRRLTLRVDFERGAVLTRALRCEACHSGEAAAKTSPVPAPALDQLAGNLQRPWLVNWLMAKHAVPASEKEEPRIERRMPYLGMDPSEAEVLADWLLTSHSPQQPKQKPASQPKEAPPKESNSKQKKEKRAPPSAAEGERLFFTQGCLACHQRGEFGESGLFGGGDLTHVAAKRPAEYFARWLEQPESLNRDHRMPVFALTADQRQSLALYLGKETGDEGRESGTKANGAKAREIARKYRCDQCHRLPEATEVTKLSAPAVVPLLRRESKWDQSCASAGQVIGRSQPKFAVAKSDAAALQKYFTERRSSLVRSSVVDGAQLLIENNCLACHAREPAPAGVVPRRLAEKLAKLVEAHEELAPQIPAMTPPSLNSVGDKLTDAALVQSITRAGPAHRPYLLVQMPKFRLDDEQTRRLTEYFVEADRIPVDRLAGREIFTPAQLEARALAGRRLVGTDGFGCTSCHQVGSVQPVKAPPAARGPTLSMPQERLRKEWFDRWVRNPARIVPRMEMPSVQIPVRGVLQDNLKEQLAAVWDVLSQPGFEPPLPEPVRVARFYSSENNEDQQPLVISDLIEHEGQTLERALLIGLPNRHNLLFDLATHRLLNWSQGDLARQRTKGKNWYWEPAGATLLDPQLAESELSLQWRGKTYQPTTTGQWLADPVSTLLAKERISFDYKLQFDVDGEDQPLKLLVQQIVRPVPTKEGVSGLDRTYHVTGLPADAKLVWQLLSPAKNAAAKWDAEAGEWQLGTRGRIQPLAHEAKLVRDESGVIKIEALKRDATLISFGARYTSQLPPDEYHAPRFPPFPIEQPPVVIAPGFTGQRLTLPPEIMPTALAWRPNGDLVVASLKGQVLAFAKESLSQPMPQGELLVDGLAAPYGINAGADYVDVAVKYGLLRVSRSSARSGTEIRTLASGWGYTSDYHDWAVGLPQDTAGNYYLALPCFQDNRPAVAGKLKGSVLKLTPRQPTPTDPQWFAKEVLTHGHRFPMGMALNANDELFVTDNQGNYNPYNELNFVQPGKHFGFVNKGAEKPSKLTPPAIDIPHPWTRSVNGICFLTTPKQLQAAGKANHFGPLEGHLVGCEYDTRRLIRMSLQKVNGDYQGCCYPLTVATTAEESPLGPICCEVSPTGELVVGSIRDSGWGAGNNIGEVIRIKLDPAGLGHGLAEMRATSGGFELDFLQPVDEKLATDVSNYSLSSCRRESTPAYGGNDIDRRTEKVAKAELSKDKKRVTLSLPELRAGHLYELRLKSLAADGAPFHPAEAYYTLRTLVK